From Saccharothrix espanaensis DSM 44229, the proteins below share one genomic window:
- a CDS encoding VOC family protein produces MASDITGLHHVGHVVRDLAEALDLYRRLGFDVPPPAYPAMVPPGGSAPEPFGAANTHADFARDFVEVATCVGEGARIPEDAKIVPLQAPPDVLPVLLDRIAATSANLAVCLKRFEGLHILMFSSSDVDATAARLADVGVRHGGVNTVRRPVRADVVEAVRYLEIDGDQPGLEAEGRIGVVADLDQEIQSTRVREHPNGAVALLEAVLCVPEADLDAVERRYARYLDVEPVREGVTRVFPLGAARLSLVADGDLGALLPGERPVASPAVVAFTVGVADLSVTARHLRAQSCPFRMAETGDLFVPAESALGAAVIFREMA; encoded by the coding sequence ATGGCTTCCGACATCACCGGTCTGCACCACGTCGGGCACGTCGTGCGGGACTTGGCCGAGGCGCTGGACCTCTATCGGCGTCTCGGCTTCGACGTGCCGCCGCCCGCCTACCCCGCGATGGTCCCGCCGGGCGGTTCCGCGCCGGAGCCGTTCGGGGCGGCCAACACGCACGCCGACTTCGCCCGTGACTTCGTCGAGGTGGCGACCTGCGTCGGCGAGGGCGCACGGATTCCCGAGGACGCGAAGATCGTCCCGCTGCAGGCCCCGCCGGACGTGCTGCCGGTGCTCCTCGACCGGATCGCCGCGACCAGCGCCAACCTGGCGGTGTGCCTCAAGCGGTTCGAGGGTCTGCACATCCTGATGTTCTCCTCCTCCGACGTCGACGCCACGGCCGCGCGCCTCGCCGACGTCGGCGTGCGCCACGGCGGGGTCAACACCGTGCGACGGCCGGTGCGAGCCGACGTGGTGGAAGCCGTGCGGTACTTGGAGATCGACGGTGACCAGCCGGGGCTGGAGGCGGAGGGCCGCATCGGCGTGGTGGCCGACCTCGACCAGGAGATCCAGTCGACCCGCGTGCGGGAGCACCCCAATGGCGCGGTGGCGTTGCTGGAGGCCGTGCTGTGCGTGCCCGAGGCGGACCTGGACGCGGTGGAGCGGCGCTATGCCCGGTATCTGGACGTCGAGCCGGTGCGCGAGGGCGTGACCCGGGTGTTTCCGCTCGGCGCGGCGCGGTTGAGCTTGGTGGCGGACGGCGATCTCGGCGCGCTGCTTCCGGGCGAACGGCCGGTGGCATCCCCGGCTGTCGTGGCCTTCACGGTGGGGGTGGCGGACCTGTCGGTTACCGCCCGCCACCTCCGCGCGCAGTCCTGCCCGTTCCGGATGGCCGAAACGGGTGACTTGTTCGTGCCGGCCGAGTCGGCGCTCGGGGCGGCCGTAATCTTCCGGGAGATGGCCTGA
- a CDS encoding helix-turn-helix transcriptional regulator, which translates to MGDPGVRPPLWGAGGAVPLDEFLPLGRPRNRAAGPVGPARPPHRCAAEQALCLLMAGRDWAAAVRCAEEALADDVCRRAELCVARALSTLVYGGELVTADEHSLALAARPETAGVVALLRARLARLCGDVDRAHDLLGALAGSDAGLGTRVVAACWAVELLAECGEVDRARALAAEHGLDRVPAAGAACRPVLLAARGALAMAADRYDAAAADYLECGRELTARGVLNPAVLPWRGEAALAAFAAGRCGLASSLARQEYAAAVSWGESRTVGRALSAVAIVDARGREVELLGEAGQLLELAQAWPELGRVSYELGVRLAARGDVPAARQRLERARGLALRVGDAGRAARAERALVDLAPARRPALTRQQARIARLAIAGYSNKEIAAKLFLALRTVEFHLSSAYDKLGIAGRRELRTALVDCA; encoded by the coding sequence ATGGGTGATCCGGGGGTCCGGCCACCGCTGTGGGGAGCCGGCGGGGCTGTGCCGTTGGACGAGTTCCTCCCGTTGGGGCGACCTCGGAACCGCGCCGCCGGCCCGGTCGGACCGGCCCGTCCGCCGCACCGCTGCGCCGCCGAACAGGCGCTGTGCCTGTTGATGGCCGGGCGGGACTGGGCGGCCGCGGTCCGGTGCGCGGAGGAGGCGCTGGCCGACGACGTGTGCCGGCGCGCCGAGCTGTGCGTGGCGCGGGCGCTGTCGACGCTGGTCTACGGCGGGGAGCTGGTGACCGCCGACGAGCACAGCCTGGCGCTCGCGGCCCGGCCGGAGACCGCCGGGGTGGTCGCCCTGCTGCGCGCCCGGCTGGCCCGGCTGTGCGGTGACGTCGACCGGGCGCACGACCTGCTGGGCGCGCTGGCGGGGTCCGACGCGGGGCTGGGCACCCGGGTCGTGGCGGCCTGCTGGGCGGTCGAGCTGCTGGCCGAGTGCGGCGAGGTGGATCGCGCGCGGGCGTTGGCGGCCGAGCACGGGCTGGACCGGGTGCCGGCCGCCGGTGCTGCGTGCCGCCCGGTGCTGCTGGCCGCGCGGGGCGCGCTGGCGATGGCGGCGGACCGGTACGACGCCGCGGCGGCGGACTACCTGGAGTGCGGGCGCGAGCTGACCGCGCGGGGCGTGCTGAACCCGGCGGTGCTGCCGTGGCGCGGCGAGGCGGCGCTGGCTGCGTTCGCCGCCGGGCGGTGCGGTCTGGCTTCTTCACTGGCCCGGCAGGAGTACGCGGCGGCGGTGTCGTGGGGCGAGTCGCGGACCGTGGGACGCGCGCTGTCGGCGGTGGCGATCGTGGACGCGCGCGGCCGGGAGGTGGAGCTGCTCGGAGAGGCCGGCCAACTGCTCGAACTCGCGCAGGCGTGGCCGGAACTGGGCCGGGTGAGCTACGAGCTGGGCGTCCGGCTGGCCGCCCGCGGCGACGTGCCGGCGGCCCGGCAGCGGCTGGAGCGGGCGCGGGGGCTGGCGCTGCGGGTCGGTGACGCGGGCCGGGCCGCGCGGGCGGAGCGGGCGCTGGTCGACCTTGCGCCGGCCCGCCGCCCGGCGCTGACCCGACAGCAGGCCCGAATCGCCCGACTGGCCATCGCGGGTTACTCCAACAAGGAGATCGCGGCGAAACTCTTCCTGGCGCTGCGCACCGTGGAGTTCCACCTTTCCAGCGCCTACGACAAGCTCGGGATCGCCGGCCGGCGGGAACTGCGCACGGCTCTCGTCGACTGCGCCTGA
- a CDS encoding FAD-dependent monooxygenase has translation MDASVVVVGAGPTGLVLAGELRLAGVDVIVLEKLPAPTGESRGIGFTIRTAEVFDQRGLLPRFGEVETGEFGHFGGVPLDLGVLGTARRAAKTVPQATTEAVLERWAHGLGADIRRGVEVVGCTEDAAGVDVRAAGTDRPLRARYLVGCDGGRSTVRALAGFDFPGTDATTELLLADVRGVEVEPRMVGEQVPGGVVLAARLPDGTHRVVVGEHGAPPRRRSDPPDFAEVAEVWQRLTGTDIGHAEPVWVSAFGDAARLVTEYRRGRVLLAGDAAHVHLPAGGQGMNTGIQDAVNLGWKLGAVLRGAAPPSLVDTYHDERHAVGEALLADARAQGALILGGERVAPVRDVLAELLRYPEVEAHLAARVSGLDIRYDVGGGPNPLLGLRMPHLDLSRDGRRTGSTELLRTGRGVLLDLADNAVLRGRARPWADRIDIVTATPLAPVAGDTAAVLLRPDGHVAWAAPGSHHDLPMALDRWFGPAG, from the coding sequence ATGGACGCTTCGGTGGTGGTCGTCGGGGCCGGTCCGACCGGTCTCGTGCTGGCCGGGGAATTGCGCTTGGCGGGCGTCGACGTGATCGTGCTGGAAAAGCTGCCGGCGCCGACCGGTGAATCGCGCGGAATCGGGTTCACCATCCGCACCGCGGAGGTGTTCGACCAGCGCGGCCTGCTGCCCCGGTTCGGGGAGGTGGAGACCGGGGAATTCGGGCACTTCGGCGGTGTCCCGCTGGACCTGGGGGTGCTCGGCACGGCCCGGCGGGCGGCCAAGACCGTCCCGCAGGCCACGACCGAGGCCGTGCTGGAGCGCTGGGCGCACGGCCTGGGCGCGGACATCCGGCGTGGCGTGGAGGTCGTCGGGTGCACCGAGGACGCGGCCGGCGTGGACGTGCGCGCGGCGGGCACCGACCGACCGCTGCGCGCTCGCTACCTGGTCGGCTGCGACGGCGGCCGCAGCACGGTCCGCGCGCTCGCCGGGTTCGACTTCCCCGGCACGGACGCCACCACCGAACTGCTGCTGGCCGACGTGCGCGGCGTCGAGGTCGAACCGAGGATGGTCGGCGAGCAGGTGCCCGGCGGCGTGGTGCTGGCCGCGCGGCTGCCCGACGGCACCCACCGGGTCGTCGTCGGCGAGCACGGCGCGCCGCCGCGCCGCCGGTCCGACCCGCCGGACTTCGCCGAGGTGGCCGAGGTCTGGCAGCGGCTCACCGGCACCGACATCGGGCACGCCGAACCGGTGTGGGTGAGCGCGTTCGGCGACGCCGCCCGCCTGGTCACCGAATACCGGCGCGGCCGGGTGCTGCTCGCCGGCGACGCCGCCCACGTGCACCTGCCCGCCGGCGGCCAGGGCATGAACACCGGCATCCAGGACGCGGTGAACCTGGGCTGGAAGCTCGGCGCGGTCCTGCGCGGCGCCGCACCACCGTCCCTTGTGGACACCTACCACGACGAGCGGCACGCGGTGGGCGAGGCGTTGCTGGCCGACGCCCGAGCGCAGGGCGCGCTCATCCTGGGCGGTGAGCGGGTCGCTCCGGTGCGCGACGTGCTGGCCGAACTGCTGCGCTACCCGGAGGTCGAGGCCCACCTCGCCGCGCGGGTCAGCGGCCTGGACATCCGCTACGACGTCGGTGGCGGCCCGAACCCGTTGCTGGGCCTGCGGATGCCGCACCTGGACCTGTCCCGCGACGGCCGCCGCACCGGTAGCACCGAACTGCTCAGGACCGGCCGCGGTGTGCTGCTCGACCTGGCCGACAACGCCGTGCTGCGCGGCCGGGCGCGGCCGTGGGCCGACCGGATCGACATCGTCACCGCGACACCGCTCGCACCCGTCGCCGGTGACACGGCGGCTGTGCTGCTGCGGCCCGACGGTCACGTCGCCTGGGCCGCGCCCGGAAGCCACCACGACCTGCCGATGGCCCTGGACCGCTGGTTCGGGCCGGCCGGCTGA
- a CDS encoding SDR family NAD(P)-dependent oxidoreductase — translation MAGARTLAGVRAQALLLLGGPEVEPLRAAFTDLVRFDVVRAHLARTISGPDRPHTPGVTPGVTAEVEETGMGRLDGRTALVTGSSRGIGRATAQRLAQEGALVAVHYGVDGDAAAETVARIEKDGGRAFAVRAELGRPGDVHELFLGLEQGLRERTGSTALDVVVNNAGAQTPAGVAPEDVTPEEFDRLFAVNAKAPFFLVQRALPLLSAGGRIVTISSGLTRVANPGQVAYAMSKGAVEQLTLHLARHLAPRGITVNTVAPGITDNGSAVFDDPEAVGAMARLSAFNRVGQARDVADVVAFLASDDARWITGAFIDATGGTLLG, via the coding sequence GTGGCCGGGGCGCGGACCCTGGCCGGCGTCCGGGCCCAGGCACTGCTCCTGCTCGGCGGGCCGGAGGTCGAGCCGCTGCGCGCCGCGTTCACCGACCTGGTGCGGTTCGACGTCGTCCGCGCGCACCTCGCCCGCACGATCAGCGGCCCCGACCGGCCACACACCCCCGGCGTGACCCCGGGCGTGACCGCAGAGGTGGAGGAGACCGGCATGGGCAGGCTCGACGGCAGGACCGCGCTGGTCACCGGCTCCAGCCGGGGCATCGGCCGGGCCACCGCGCAGCGGTTGGCGCAAGAGGGCGCGCTGGTCGCGGTCCACTACGGGGTCGACGGGGACGCGGCGGCCGAGACCGTGGCGCGGATCGAGAAGGACGGCGGGCGGGCGTTCGCGGTGCGCGCCGAACTCGGCCGGCCGGGCGACGTGCACGAGCTGTTCCTCGGTCTGGAGCAGGGGTTGCGCGAGCGCACCGGCAGCACCGCGCTGGACGTCGTGGTGAACAACGCGGGCGCGCAGACGCCCGCCGGGGTCGCGCCCGAGGACGTGACGCCGGAGGAGTTCGACCGGCTGTTCGCGGTCAACGCCAAGGCCCCGTTCTTCCTCGTCCAGCGGGCGTTGCCGCTGCTGTCCGCTGGCGGCCGGATCGTCACCATCTCCTCGGGCCTGACCCGGGTGGCCAATCCCGGACAGGTGGCGTACGCGATGTCCAAGGGCGCCGTCGAGCAGCTCACCCTGCACCTCGCCCGGCACCTCGCGCCGCGCGGCATCACGGTGAACACGGTCGCGCCGGGCATCACCGACAACGGCAGCGCGGTGTTCGACGACCCCGAGGCGGTGGGGGCGATGGCCCGGCTGTCCGCGTTCAACCGGGTCGGGCAGGCGCGTGACGTCGCCGACGTGGTGGCGTTCCTGGCCAGTGACGACGCCCGGTGGATCACCGGCGCGTTCATCGACGCCACCGGCGGAACGCTGCTCGGCTGA
- a CDS encoding LLM class flavin-dependent oxidoreductase, which produces MDVGFLFDLRNPARWERPWADHYARSLELCEEADRCGAGGVWFSEHHLFADGYLPQPLTFAAAAAARTRNVRIGTAVALPALRAPAQLAEEAAVVDLISGGRLELGVGAGYRAPEFALFGADPGRRFAETERVVREVRRLWEPGGVTPRPLQDPVPLWGGFYGPRGARLAGRLGMGLLHISAEVFRHYRVGLVEGGHDPATARVAGLLPVLLADDPDAAWHRVAPHLAHQQDTYRRGSVEGTGRPVPPPVGIGPTRERRADGPWGALEVMTPEEAVERIHQRTEGLAVRHLVFWASVAAMPDDLVVRHVELVSRRLPPLLAAREPARA; this is translated from the coding sequence ATGGACGTCGGATTCCTCTTCGACCTGCGCAACCCGGCCCGGTGGGAACGGCCGTGGGCCGACCACTACGCGCGGTCGCTGGAGCTGTGTGAAGAGGCGGACCGGTGCGGTGCGGGCGGGGTGTGGTTCAGCGAGCACCACCTGTTCGCCGACGGCTACCTGCCGCAGCCGCTCACGTTCGCGGCCGCCGCGGCGGCCCGGACCCGCAACGTCCGGATCGGCACGGCCGTGGCGCTGCCCGCGCTGCGCGCACCCGCCCAGCTCGCCGAAGAGGCCGCGGTGGTGGACCTGATCAGCGGCGGGCGGCTCGAACTCGGCGTCGGCGCCGGGTACCGGGCGCCCGAGTTCGCGCTGTTCGGGGCCGACCCCGGCCGGCGGTTCGCCGAGACCGAGCGGGTGGTCCGGGAGGTGCGCCGGCTGTGGGAGCCCGGCGGCGTCACGCCCCGGCCGCTGCAGGACCCGGTGCCGCTGTGGGGCGGCTTCTACGGCCCGCGCGGCGCGCGGCTGGCCGGCCGGTTGGGCATGGGCCTGCTGCACATCTCGGCGGAGGTGTTCCGGCACTACCGGGTCGGCCTGGTCGAGGGCGGCCACGACCCGGCGACCGCGCGGGTCGCCGGCCTGCTGCCGGTGCTGCTGGCCGACGACCCGGACGCCGCGTGGCACCGGGTCGCGCCGCACCTGGCGCACCAGCAGGACACCTACCGGCGGGGCTCGGTCGAGGGCACCGGCCGGCCGGTGCCGCCGCCGGTCGGGATCGGCCCGACCCGCGAGCGGCGGGCGGACGGCCCGTGGGGCGCGCTGGAGGTGATGACCCCGGAGGAGGCCGTCGAGCGGATCCACCAGCGCACCGAGGGGCTCGCGGTGCGGCACCTCGTGTTCTGGGCGAGCGTCGCGGCGATGCCGGACGACCTGGTCGTGCGGCACGTCGAGCTGGTGAGCCGACGGCTCCCGCCGCTGCTCGCCGCCCGGGAGCCCGCCCGTGCCTGA
- a CDS encoding TIGR03621 family F420-dependent LLM class oxidoreductase → MTTDDLRPFRFALCLYTPVERADWVRKVRLAEELGYDVVSVPDHLGSAAPLPTLVLAAEATERVRLATHVLNTTLYRPEVLARDVEALDRYCGGRVEIGLGAGWARAEFDAAGLPWTPAAERVAHLERTVALLRARPGPPLMIAGRGDRVLRLAAARADVVAFTGTTRVPDGERLRLGGPAEVAGRVEFVRELLGERIREVELNITVHRVLPSGPGHRITDLWQNDLDLSAAQSVESPSLLVGPPDECAEQLRAARKRFGFSYFTVLEPEMMSFARVIEALR, encoded by the coding sequence GTGACCACTGACGACCTCCGACCGTTCCGGTTCGCCCTGTGCCTCTACACGCCCGTCGAGCGCGCGGATTGGGTGCGCAAGGTGAGGCTGGCCGAGGAACTCGGCTACGACGTGGTGTCCGTGCCCGACCACCTGGGCAGCGCCGCCCCGCTGCCGACGCTCGTGCTCGCGGCCGAGGCGACCGAACGGGTGCGGCTCGCGACCCACGTGCTCAACACGACCCTCTACCGGCCCGAGGTGCTGGCACGGGACGTCGAGGCCCTCGACCGGTACTGCGGCGGCCGGGTCGAGATCGGGTTGGGCGCGGGCTGGGCGCGGGCCGAGTTCGACGCGGCCGGCCTGCCGTGGACACCAGCCGCCGAACGGGTCGCGCACCTGGAGCGGACCGTCGCGCTGCTGCGGGCGCGGCCCGGACCGCCGCTGATGATCGCCGGCCGGGGCGACCGGGTGCTCCGGCTGGCCGCCGCGCGGGCCGACGTGGTCGCGTTCACCGGCACCACCCGCGTGCCCGACGGCGAGCGGCTGCGGCTGGGCGGTCCGGCGGAGGTCGCGGGCCGGGTCGAATTCGTCCGGGAACTGCTCGGCGAGCGCATCCGCGAGGTCGAGCTGAACATTACCGTGCACCGCGTCCTGCCATCCGGACCAGGGCACCGGATCACCGATCTGTGGCAGAATGATCTCGACCTCAGCGCCGCCCAGTCGGTCGAATCACCGTCATTGCTGGTCGGCCCGCCGGATGAATGCGCGGAGCAGCTCCGCGCGGCGCGGAAGAGATTCGGTTTCAGCTACTTCACCGTCCTGGAACCCGAGATGATGTCGTTCGCCCGGGTCATCGAGGCACTGCGGTGA
- a CDS encoding SDR family NAD(P)-dependent oxidoreductase produces MTKTYVITGATDGIGAAVARELFTRGDHVVALGTNPAKGAALVRAAEGAPGTVEFVQADLSLVATSRRVVASILRDHPRVDGLVLCARHFRSYRSVTAEGFEDNFALFYLSRLLFGYGLRPALERADRPVIVNVAGPGHDTPVTWDDLQSARDYDGVRAMFLSGRLDDLLGVEFARRHGDGPVRYVLFHPGTTATGFVGEFDPATAAFVEQQKALAKPATEVVPPIVRLLDDPPAAPLTAYTMYRELPLTGGLFSPADARRLAEITGQLLDAVRG; encoded by the coding sequence TTGACCAAGACCTACGTGATCACCGGTGCCACCGACGGCATCGGTGCGGCGGTGGCGCGCGAGCTGTTCACCCGAGGGGACCACGTGGTCGCCCTCGGGACGAACCCGGCGAAGGGCGCGGCGCTGGTCCGCGCCGCCGAGGGCGCACCGGGCACCGTCGAGTTCGTCCAGGCCGACCTCAGCCTGGTGGCCACCAGCCGGCGGGTGGTCGCCTCGATCCTGCGCGACCACCCGCGCGTCGACGGCCTGGTGCTGTGCGCGCGCCACTTCCGCAGCTACCGGTCGGTCACCGCGGAGGGCTTCGAGGACAACTTCGCGCTGTTCTACCTGAGCAGGCTGCTGTTCGGGTACGGGCTGCGGCCCGCGCTGGAGCGGGCCGACCGCCCGGTGATCGTCAACGTCGCCGGCCCCGGCCACGACACCCCGGTGACGTGGGACGACCTGCAGAGCGCCCGGGACTACGACGGCGTGCGGGCGATGTTCCTCAGCGGCCGGCTGGACGACCTGCTCGGCGTGGAGTTCGCCCGGCGGCACGGCGACGGGCCGGTCCGCTACGTGCTGTTCCACCCGGGGACCACGGCCACCGGGTTCGTCGGCGAGTTCGACCCGGCGACGGCGGCGTTCGTGGAGCAGCAGAAGGCATTGGCGAAACCGGCCACCGAAGTGGTGCCGCCGATCGTCCGTTTGCTGGACGACCCGCCGGCCGCGCCGTTGACCGCCTACACCATGTACCGCGAACTCCCGCTGACCGGCGGGCTGTTCTCGCCGGCCGATGCGCGGCGGCTCGCGGAAATCACCGGACAACTGCTGGACGCGGTGCGCGGATAA
- a CDS encoding SDR family NAD(P)-dependent oxidoreductase encodes MDSGLIGRRALVTGSSSGIGAAIAEVLAAEGADVVVHGRDRARAEEVARSVRGHGRRVDVALGDLATDEGAREVVRAVAAGGVVDVLVNNAGGSDLVSWDAATPELWARSYQVNVVSAVRMIQAFVPGMRERGWGRVVQVGGGLAVQPMPVQPQYCAALAARHNLAVSLARDLQGTGVTSNVVSPGAILVDYMREWLREMAPERGWGTEIAEIEQRAAREWAPNDIGRYGTPAEVAGAVAYLVSPVADYVTGAVLRVDGGYVRSC; translated from the coding sequence GTGGATTCGGGACTGATCGGGCGGCGCGCGCTGGTGACGGGGTCGAGTTCGGGGATCGGGGCCGCGATCGCCGAGGTGCTGGCGGCCGAGGGCGCGGACGTGGTGGTGCACGGCCGGGACCGGGCCCGCGCGGAGGAGGTGGCGCGCAGCGTGCGCGGGCACGGCCGGCGGGTGGACGTGGCGCTCGGCGACCTGGCCACCGACGAGGGCGCGCGGGAGGTGGTCCGCGCGGTGGCCGCGGGCGGTGTCGTCGACGTGCTGGTCAACAACGCGGGCGGCAGCGACCTGGTCTCCTGGGACGCCGCCACGCCCGAGTTGTGGGCGCGGTCGTACCAGGTCAACGTGGTGTCCGCGGTGCGGATGATCCAGGCGTTCGTGCCCGGGATGCGGGAGCGCGGCTGGGGCCGGGTGGTCCAGGTAGGCGGCGGGCTGGCCGTGCAGCCGATGCCGGTGCAGCCGCAGTACTGCGCCGCGCTGGCCGCCCGGCACAACCTCGCCGTCTCGCTCGCCCGCGACCTCCAGGGCACCGGCGTGACCTCGAACGTGGTCTCGCCCGGCGCGATCCTGGTCGACTACATGCGCGAGTGGCTGCGCGAGATGGCGCCCGAACGCGGCTGGGGCACCGAGATCGCCGAGATCGAGCAGCGGGCCGCGCGGGAGTGGGCGCCCAACGACATCGGCCGGTACGGGACCCCGGCCGAGGTGGCCGGCGCGGTGGCCTACCTGGTGAGCCCGGTCGCCGACTACGTCACCGGCGCGGTGCTCCGGGTGGACGGCGGCTACGTCAGGTCGTGCTGA
- a CDS encoding methyltransferase produces the protein MGGEQQSENTGPAPVLPRAALADPRGLVLHLAAVKWALGAIRAFVRLGVADHLVAGPATAADLARAVGVDASRLGRVLAAVATAGVLDEDAGGRFALTPASDGLRTGGAGGFRDILLLLTDPLLWRPHEDVAHTVRTGQTAFEHLYGEPFYDHLRADDAASALFDRAMAQIDGPETFALFDGVEFRRIADVGGGRGSFLAELLRRNPGREGAVCDHPLAIAGAAEEFRRCGVADRAVAIEADFFRAVPPGFDTYLVKRSLQNWDDPAAVRALRTVRAAVGDDAGARLLIVNHVLAGPGVPDPGKLSDVEMMAVLGGRERTWADWTRLAADAGFAPRGEPAPGRLTLLTFRPT, from the coding sequence ATGGGTGGCGAACAGCAGTCGGAGAACACCGGGCCCGCGCCCGTGCTGCCCCGCGCGGCACTGGCCGACCCGCGCGGCCTGGTGCTGCACCTGGCCGCGGTGAAGTGGGCGCTGGGGGCGATCCGCGCGTTCGTCCGGCTGGGCGTGGCCGACCACCTGGTGGCGGGCCCGGCCACGGCGGCCGACCTCGCCCGCGCGGTCGGCGTGGACGCGTCCCGGCTGGGCCGGGTGCTCGCCGCCGTCGCCACGGCCGGCGTGCTGGACGAGGACGCGGGCGGCCGGTTCGCGCTCACCCCGGCGTCGGACGGGCTGCGGACCGGTGGCGCGGGCGGGTTCCGCGACATCCTGCTGTTGCTCACCGACCCGCTGCTGTGGCGGCCCCACGAGGACGTGGCGCACACCGTGCGGACCGGTCAGACCGCGTTCGAGCACCTCTACGGCGAGCCGTTCTACGACCACCTGCGCGCCGACGACGCGGCCTCCGCGCTGTTCGACCGGGCGATGGCGCAGATCGACGGCCCGGAGACCTTCGCGCTGTTCGACGGCGTGGAGTTCCGGCGGATCGCCGACGTCGGCGGCGGGCGCGGCAGCTTCCTGGCCGAACTGCTGCGGCGCAACCCCGGCCGCGAGGGCGCGGTGTGCGACCACCCGCTGGCGATCGCCGGCGCGGCCGAGGAGTTCCGCCGGTGCGGGGTGGCGGACCGGGCGGTGGCGATCGAGGCCGACTTCTTCCGGGCGGTGCCGCCGGGGTTCGACACCTACCTGGTCAAGCGCTCGCTGCAGAACTGGGACGACCCGGCCGCGGTGCGCGCGTTGCGCACGGTCCGGGCGGCGGTCGGGGACGACGCCGGGGCCCGCCTGCTGATCGTCAACCACGTCCTGGCCGGACCGGGCGTGCCGGACCCGGGCAAGCTCTCCGACGTCGAGATGATGGCCGTGCTCGGCGGCCGGGAGCGCACGTGGGCGGACTGGACCCGGCTCGCCGCCGACGCCGGGTTCGCGCCGCGCGGCGAGCCCGCGCCCGGCCGGCTGACCCTGCTGACCTTCCGCCCGACCTGA
- a CDS encoding LuxR C-terminal-related transcriptional regulator codes for MVEHDVQPVGPGAGPVERGLPAAGRGVPSLDQVRRARAELVERGRWGEADEIVREVVEVVLAGGAPADQSGTHLDGLVYLPGGPAPDTAPRGGIPEEQRLAVRAVQLANRGTDRARTLATARRLLALPGWRGAGAFWCGVLVLGYGGRLDEARERCARALRDTGAPGARGVVALLAARLTWSAGDPAGAARELSQSVRREVGEQVRGVAVAWLVAALVDLGELDRAHDLLLEHDFGGGLTGVRDRAELFLARGGLHVARGRLDRALEDYLDCGRELARWGVSNPAVAPWRSRAAVCANALNRTDLARALVSKELAAARRWGNPRLIGLVSHAAAVVAGSDPEALRAAATALEGDHALGESLYARYDLALALGTRDRYAEARETLEQVRDTARRTGYRLCADRAEAALTRMTTLDGAGGLTRQERKIGELARTGRSNREIAEEQYLTVRTVEFHLSRVYRKLGIAGRRDLRTILTPLT; via the coding sequence GTGGTGGAGCACGACGTCCAACCGGTCGGCCCGGGAGCGGGACCGGTCGAGCGCGGGCTGCCCGCCGCCGGCCGGGGCGTGCCGTCCCTGGACCAGGTGCGCCGGGCGCGGGCCGAACTGGTCGAGCGGGGCCGCTGGGGCGAGGCCGACGAGATCGTCCGCGAGGTGGTCGAGGTGGTCCTCGCCGGCGGAGCCCCGGCCGACCAGTCCGGCACGCACCTGGACGGCCTGGTCTACCTGCCGGGCGGCCCCGCGCCCGACACCGCGCCGCGCGGGGGGATCCCCGAGGAGCAGCGGCTGGCGGTCCGGGCCGTCCAGCTCGCGAACCGGGGCACGGACCGGGCGCGGACGCTGGCCACCGCGCGCCGGCTGCTCGCCCTGCCGGGGTGGCGCGGCGCGGGCGCGTTCTGGTGCGGCGTCCTGGTCCTGGGCTACGGCGGCCGGCTCGACGAGGCGCGGGAGCGGTGCGCCCGCGCCCTGCGCGACACCGGGGCGCCGGGCGCGCGCGGCGTGGTCGCCCTGCTGGCCGCCCGGCTGACGTGGTCGGCGGGCGACCCGGCCGGCGCGGCCCGCGAGCTGTCCCAATCGGTACGGCGCGAGGTCGGTGAGCAGGTCCGCGGCGTCGCGGTCGCCTGGCTGGTCGCCGCCCTGGTCGACCTCGGCGAACTCGACCGCGCGCACGACCTGCTGCTGGAGCACGACTTCGGCGGCGGTCTGACCGGCGTGCGGGACCGCGCGGAGCTGTTCCTGGCGCGCGGCGGCCTGCACGTCGCGCGGGGCCGGCTCGACCGCGCCCTGGAGGACTACCTCGACTGCGGCCGGGAACTGGCCCGGTGGGGCGTGAGCAACCCGGCCGTCGCCCCGTGGCGGTCGCGGGCCGCGGTGTGCGCGAACGCGCTGAACCGCACGGACCTCGCCCGCGCGCTGGTGTCCAAGGAGCTGGCGGCGGCGCGGCGCTGGGGCAACCCCCGGCTGATCGGCCTGGTGTCGCACGCGGCGGCGGTCGTGGCGGGGTCGGACCCGGAGGCGTTGCGCGCGGCGGCGACCGCGCTGGAAGGCGACCACGCGCTGGGCGAATCGCTGTACGCCCGCTACGACCTGGCGCTCGCGCTGGGCACCCGGGACCGGTACGCCGAGGCGCGCGAGACCCTGGAACAGGTGCGCGACACGGCCCGGCGCACCGGCTACCGGCTGTGCGCCGACCGCGCCGAGGCCGCGCTGACCCGGATGACCACCCTCGACGGGGCCGGTGGGCTGACCCGCCAGGAGCGCAAGATCGGCGAGCTGGCCCGCACCGGGCGCAGCAACCGGGAGATCGCCGAAGAGCAGTACCTGACCGTGCGGACCGTCGAGTTCCACCTGTCGCGGGTCTACCGCAAGCTCGGCATCGCCGGCCGCCGCGACCTCAGGACGATCCTGACACCCCTGACCTGA